One window of Drosophila busckii strain San Diego stock center, stock number 13000-0081.31 chromosome 3L, ASM1175060v1, whole genome shotgun sequence genomic DNA carries:
- the LOC108601107 gene encoding protein Mo25: MPLFGKSQKTPAELVKSLKEAINALEAGDRKVEKAQEDVSKNLVSIKNMLYGSSDSEPPADYVVAQLSQELYNSNLLLLLIQNLHRIDFEGKKHVALIFNNVLRRQIGTRSPTVEYICTKPEILFTLMAGYEDAHPEIALNSGTMLRECARYEALAKIMLHSDEFFKFFRYVEVSTFDIASDAFSTFKELLTRHKLLCAEFLDANYDKFFSQHYQRLLNSENYVTRRQSLKLLGELLLDRHNFTVMTRYISEPENLKLMMNMLKERSRNIQFEAFHVFKVFVANPNKPKPILDILLRNQTKLVDFLTSFHTDRSEDEQFNDEKAYLIKQIRELKPLPEA; the protein is encoded by the coding sequence ATGCCACTGTTTGGTAAATCACAGAAGACTCCAGCCGAGTTGGTTAAGTCGCTAAAGGAGGCTATTAACGCACTGGAGGCGGGCGATCGCAAGGTGGAGAAAGCACAAGAAGATGTTAGCAAAAATCTGGTGTCCATTAAGAATATGCTGTACGGTAGCAGCGATTCGGAACCCCCAGCGGATTACGTTGTGGCCCAACTGTCGCAAGAGTTGTACAAtagcaatttgctgctgctattgatACAGAATCTGCATCGCATCGACTTTGAGGGTAAGAAGCATGTGGCACTCATATTTAACAATGTGTTGCGCCGACAGATTGGTACGCGGTCGCCCACAGTCGAATACATATGCACCAAGCCGGAGATACTCTTTACACTGATGGCCGGCTACGAGGATGCGCATCCGGAAATAGCGCTCAACTCGGGCACCATGCTTCGTGAGTGCGCACGTTACGAGGCGCTGGCGAAGATAATGCTGCATTCGGACGAGTTCTTCAAGTTCTTCCGCTATGTAGAGGTGTCAACCTTTGACATAGCATCCGACGCCTTCTCCACATTCAAGGAGCTGTTGACGCGTCACAAGCTGCTCTGCGCCGAGTTTCTGGACGCCAACTACGATAAATTCTTCTCGCAACATTACCAGCGTTTGTTGAACTCGGAGAATTATGTGACACGGCGCCAGAGCTTGAAGCTGCTAGGCGAACTGCTGCTGGATAGGCACAACTTTACGGTTATGACGCGGTATATATCAGAGCCCGAGAACCTGAAGCTGATGATGAACATGCTCAAGGAGCGTTCGCGCAACATACAGTTTGAGGCGTTTCACGTCTTCAAGGTGTTTGTGGCGAATCCAAACAAGCCGAAGCCTATACTGGACATCCTGCTGCGTAACCAAACGAAGTTGGTCGACTTTCTCACCAGCTTCCATACGGATCGATCCGAGGACGAGCAGTTCAATGACGAGAAAGCCTATCTTATTAAGCAGATAAGGGAACTGAAACCGCTGCCCGAGGCTTAG
- the LOC108600574 gene encoding uncharacterized protein LOC108600574: protein MHKRFRKTNTQKYKRKKYYVGVEISDTSSDESSTHKVEEEQENKKRPQILNRMSVSQSTCGLSSVSPATKYEQQPKQTPVTPTSSCRSPWLSVRTTLGMLKSSRSMLQTSLSESTVEESFIECSPMSSLEANLLNNTEQRPAPNNGKKIAQSKTQNRCLKGGYLQEYLRLMHREHMDHRSIQHNQRLGIRGQRVQVLSIHECFGAYMARVQQEQSIYNVIITSNMAASIQVGVTLELHFDVKVEHTYQLENDELVYIQPNKIVIFNLNHKCINSKIKAL from the exons atgcataaaaggtTTCGCAAAACCAATACGCAGAAATATAAGCGTAAGAAGTATTATGTGGGCGTCGAAATCTCGGATACAAGCAGCGACGAAAGCAGCACTCACAAAGTGGAGGAGgaacaagaaaacaaaaagcgtcCACAAATCCTTAACAGGA TGTCAGTGAGCCAGAGCACTTGCGGTCTTTCGTCTGTGTCTCCTGCAACTAAATATGAGCAACAGCCAAAACAAACCCCTGTTACGCCTACATCATCTTGCCGATCGCCTTGGCTTAGCGTGAGAACAACCCTTGGCATGCTCAAGAGTAGCCGCAGCATGCTGCAAACGTCGCTTTCCGAAAGCACAGTCGAGGAATCATTTATTGAATGCTCACCTATGTCATCACTCGAGGCTAATCTCCTAAACAACACAGAGCAGCGGCCAGCCCCAAACAATGGCAAGAAAATCGCACAAAGTAAGACACAAAACCGTTGCCTTAAAGGAGGATACCTTCAGGAATACCTGCGCCTTATGCATAGGGAGCATATGGACCATCGCAGCATCCAGCATAACCAACGTCTTGGTATAAGAGGTCAGCGAGTGCAGGTACTCAGCATCCACGAGTGCTTTGGCGCTTATATGGCGCGTGTACAACAGGAGCAAAGTATCTATAATGTTATAATTACTTCAAATATGGCTGCCAGTATTCAAGTGGGAGTCACACTGGAGCTTCACTTTGACGTGAAGGTAGAACACACATATCAGTTGGAAAACGACGAGTTGGTTTACATTCagccaaataaaattgttatatttaacttGAATCATAAGTGTattaatagcaaaataaaagctcTCTAA
- the LOC108600572 gene encoding uncharacterized protein F23B12.7, whose product MPAAVATVAQIGGPVKNKKIVFNDDGEAVAKPAKQKPTKKHAQPKVANGKHVVNGQQKKPQKIKFDDDGEEKADGEAEAKPAKEKSNKKAANSEQLKKPQRIKFDDDGEKKEQSSGSGSDSELEDSFSKPTKRNKYQADTEDVDSQKKWYQVHTEYPCSDEVLDMKENEQMELYNLCKSAFDTEKSTYNKRNPTDARWLQTALHKGTAKDRANAGALLVTSNPLGNLEALSTLISFCKISNKSSNDVIAVLTDLWKEVLLPPQRKLLSIHTRGADWKQLKKRSAELHKEQTRRVYAYWYFENELKEQYHEYLKNLMQGLQTGQEHNKTAAIVAAARLLAYAPEKEQMLLTMLINKLGDPIAKIASKALHHLSEVAQRHPNMCGVIVGEAEKLLFRNNISERAQHFALCFLSSIAPSGRPEVCTKLVNICFALFKVLVQKGAVNNRTMQAILRCLQKAIVEAQPANGSTEVLTKEMQDTIYRLVHLADIRVSIQTLGLLLQLITVKTEKCDRFYNALYIKLLDLNLINIGTKTAAQLLHIVHRAIHIDKHVARAQAFVKRLLQLSLYAPPNIAAGCLIVLHKLLRMRRDIIGGLGDTTMAADAKLLPAAVADEDLDKFGSDGEEVYKDADEEAKPTAVKQEEATTESSSSWHHLKLAGTSSKVRDIDACKYDPYHRVPAFAGAGYALRNELLLLRQHYHPTVQVFAEHIVLEKRIDYYGDPLRDFGLPHFLERFAFKNPKKLDNQQSAEGAASLPHKRYTAFGARGKPVKSLTKVNCTEDEMFIFNYLEQKRKQVELFEQSKKQPKVEAELPEEAADDDLKEGEVDDDEFEAYLDGYFGKKLKAGDDAEDEDDINYLEELGGELQAEKQKKKQKKSKDADDDDDMEDMDQDWDDDAEDAELSDAEADEQSDDETGSIDLEKIENDDDDDDDDDEGSISMGDDSDDSEAPESPDDMSDDDEDAPKVKKSRKEGVLDERNFAKKLKHSNDMSSLFAAADDFSQLLEETGKSKGQGTSNAVFNKDKSSDKQLKWEEKRRSNSKNYTSKKFNKGTGGKPKLGKKRKH is encoded by the exons ATGCCAGCAGCTGTAGCAACAGTTGCGCAAATCGGTGGGCCggtgaaaaacaaaaagattgTATTCAATGATGATGGCGAAGCTGTGGCAAAGCCAGCTAAGCAAAAGCCGACTAAGAAACATGCACAACCGAAAGTAGCAAACGGTAAACATGTGGTAAATGGACAGCAGAAAAAACCACAAAAGATCAAatttgatgatgatggtgagGAAAAAGCTGACGGTGAAGCTGAAGCAAAGCCTGCTAAGGAAAAGTCAAACAAGAAAGCCGCGAACAGTGAACAGCTGAAGAAACCACAGAGGATCAAATTTGATGATGACGGTGAAAAGAAGGAGCAGTCGAGCGGTAGTGGTAGTGATAGTGAGCTGGAAGACAGTTTTAGTAAGCCAACAAAGCGCAACAAGTATCAAGCCGATACAGAAGATGTTGATTCACAGAAGAAATGGTATCAAGtg CACACAGAGTATCCCTGCAGTGATGAAGTGTTGGATATGAAAGAGAATGAGCAAATGGAGCTTTATAATCTGTGCAAGAGTGCGTTTGACACGGAGAAATCAACCTATAATAAGC GGAATCCTACGGACGCCAGATGGTTACAAACGGCGTTGCACAAGGGTACTGCAAAAGATCGTGCAAACGCCGGCGCCTTACTAGTAACCAGCAATCCTCTAGGCAATCTTGAAGCGCTGTCGACACTGATTAGCTTCTGCAAGATTTCCAACAAAAGCAGTAATGATGTTATAGCAGTCTTAACGGATCTGTGGAAGGAGGTGCTGCTACCCCCACAACGCAAATTGCTATCCATTCATACACGCGGCGCGGACTGGAAGCAATTAAAGAAGCGCAGCGCTGAGCTGCACAAGGAGCAAACACGTCGCGTCTATGCTTACTGGTACTTCGAGAATGAGCTTAAAGAGCAATATCACGAGTACCTGAAAAACCTAATGCAAGGCCTACAAACAGGCCAAGAGCACAACAAAACGGCTGccattgttgcagctgcacgtCTGCTTGCCTATGCTCCAGAAAAGGAGCAAATGCTGCTGACTATGCTAATCAACAAGCTTGGCGATCCCATAGCCAAAATAGCTTCCAAGGCGCTGCATCATCTTAGCGAAGTGGCTCAACGGCATCCCAATATGTGCGGCGTCATAGTTGGCGAGGCAGAGAAGCTGCTCTTCCGTAACAACATTTCGGAGCGTGCACAACACTTTGCTTTATGTTTTCTATCCAGCATAGCGCCCTCTGGTCGTCCTGAGGTCTGCACCAAGCTGGTGAACATTTGCTTTGCGCTCTTCAAGGTGCTCGTGCAAAAGGGAGCCGTCAACAATCGCACCATGCAGGCTATACTACGTTGCCTGCAGAAAGCCATTGTAGAAGCGCAACCAGCGAATGGAAGCACCGAGGTCTTGACCAAGGAAATGCAGGATACCATTTATAGACTTGTGCATCTGGCTGATATACGCGTCTCCATACAAACATTgggattgctgctgcagttgatcACGGTGAAAACAGAAAAGTGCGATCGCTTTTACAATGCATTGTACATTAAGTTGTTGGATCTGAATTTGATCAACATTGGCACCAAGActgctgcgcagctgctgcatattgTTCATCGTGCCATTCATATAGACAAGCATGTGGCGCGAGCGCAGGCATTTGTGAAGCGGTTGCTGCAACTTTCTCTGTATGCTCCACCGAATATTGCAGCTGGTTGCCTCATTGTGTTGCACAAATTGCTGCGCATGCGACGTGACATAATTGGTGGCTTGGGCGACACTACAATGGCAGCAGATGCAAAATTAttgccagctgcagttgctgatGAGGATTTAGACAAGTTTGGCAGTGATGGCGAAGAGGTGTACAAAGATGCAGATGAGGAAGCCAAGCCAACAGCTGTTAAGCAGGAGGAAGCCACAActgagagcagcagctcctgGCATCACTTGAAGCTGGCCGGCACGTCTAGCAAGGTGCGTGATATTGATGCCTGCAAGTACGATCCGTATCATCGTGTGCCTGCCTTTGCGGGCGCTGGCTATGCGCTGCGCAACGAGCTCTTGTTACTGCGTCAACACTATCATCCCACTGTGCAGGTCTTTGCTGAGCATATAGTGCTGG AGAAACGCATTGATTATTATGGCGATCCCTTGCGTGACTTTGGCTTGCCACATTTCCTTGAACGCTTTGCATTTAAGAATCCCAAGAAATTGGATAATCAGCAATCAGCTGAAGGTGCCGCAAGCTTGCCACATAAGCGGTATACAGCCTTTGGAGCGCGCGGCAAACCTGTCAAGTCGCTGACCAAAGTCAACTGCACTGAGGATGAAATGTTTATATTCAATTACTTGGAGCAGAAGCGCAAACAAGTCGAACTATTCGAACAGTCCAAAAAGCAGCCCAAGGTCGAAGCAGAATTGCCAGAAGAAGCGGCAGATGATGATCTTAAGGAGGGTGAAGTGGACGACGATGAGTTTGAAGCCTATCTGGATGGTTACTTTGGGAAAAAGCTCAAGGCAGGCGATGATGCTGAGGACGAGGACGACATTAATTATCTAGAGGAGTTGGGCGGTGAACTGCAAGCAGAAaaacagaagaagaagcaaaagaaatCTAAAGACGcagatgacgatgatgatatGGAAGATATGGATCAAGATTGGGACGATGATGCTGAAGATGCAGAACTCTCAGACGCAGAGGCAGATGAGCAGTCTGATGATGAAACGGGCTCAATAGATTTGGAGAAAATCgaaaatgatgatgatgatgacgacgacgatgatgaagGCTCCATTTCGATGGGTGATGATAGCGATGATAGTGAAGCGCCTGAAAGCCCCGACGATATGtccgatgatgatgaggatgcGCCTAAAGTAAAGAAATCACGCAAGGAAGGGGTCCTAGATGAACGGAACTTTGCAAAGAAACTGAAACACAGCAATG atATGAGCTCCTTGTTTGCCGCTGCTGATGATTTTTCTCAATTGCTGGAGGAAACTGGAAAATCTAAGGGTCAGGGCACTAGCAATGCAGTTTTCAACAAGGACAAATCCTCCGACAAACAACTCAAATGGGAAGAGAAACGTCGTTCGAatagtaaaaattatacaagcaaaaagtttaacaaaGGAACTGGTGGCAAGCCCAAATTGGGCAAGAAGCGAAAGCATTAA